Part of the Thunnus albacares chromosome 11, fThuAlb1.1, whole genome shotgun sequence genome, ACCAATCACCGTACGCTTATGTCACCTTAGGTTCCTCTTGTGCTGGGAGAGGACCTACCCTGAAGTAGGAGCTAAAAAAGTCCCTCAAAACGGTGTTCTAAGAACTACGATCGTTCCCAGTTCCTGCAGTACCGACGCAATAAAAAGGGGGTAGTTACTCCAACAGTTCTTACAACTATGAAAAGGTTCCTACGGTCCGAAAGCCCCTATAGCTCCTCTGTAAGATGGGACAACTATtcaggtttatttatatagcaccaaatcacaacaattGTCATCTTGGGGCACTTTTTACGTAGAGCAGGTCTAGagcatactctttaatttacggagacccaacaattcccccatgagcaagcgcTTGGCAACAGCAGttaggaaaaactccctaatAATGCTTCATAAAATGTTTCCCATACACctacagttgtatgcaaaagtttgggcatctcttttttttttttaattgaaaagaaacaaacacataaacacagtcaCTCGAGGATatggaacataaaacacaatattttcagcaaacattaatgcatagatattttttatgtcataaattatTATGACACCCTACATAGTCAGTACTTAGTAACATCCCCTTTGGCAGATTTCACAGTTTACAAACGCTTTTTGTAGCTAAAAGTCTTTCAATTCTtgtatttgggattttctcccatttttcCTGGCAAACAGCTTCTAATTCTGCAATGTTCTTGGGCTGTCTTGCATGCACAGCTCTTTTAAGATCTACCCACAGATTTTCAATTATGTTTACGTCAGGGGACTGTTAGGGCCATTCCAAAACCTTCAGCTTGCGTCTCTTGAGGTAGTCCATGGTGGATTTCGAGGTATGTTTTGAATCATTATCCTATTGTAGAAGCCATCCTCTTTTCAGCTTCAGCCTTTTTTACAGACAGTGTGATGTTTGCTTCCagaatttgctggtatttaGTGGAATCCATTCTTCCCTCCACCTGTGCAATGTTTCCTGTTGCCATTGGCTGCAACACAACCCCAAAGCTTGATAGATCCACCCCCATGGTCAACAGTTGGCAAGgtgttcttttcatgaaatgctgctctttttttttctccaactttACCTTTGCTGATTGTGGCCAAAGAGttctattttaacttcatcatTCCACAGCACTTGTTTCCAAAACACATCAGGCTTCTGTAGATGCTCTGTTGCATACTTCTGACATTGGATTTTATGATGAGGAGGCAGGTAAGGTTTTCCTCTACTGACCTTTCTTTAAAGGTCTTGTTGTGCAAGCACTGCTCCACAGTAACTACTCCACGGTAGAACGCTGCACCACCACTCCTGAGTCTGCTAAATCTTCCTGCAGGGTTTTTGCAAATGAGGGTTTTGATTTGCCTTCGTGATCAGCGTACGAGTAGTTCTCTCTGAGAGTTTTCTTGATCTTTCAGATCTCATCTTGACCTCCACAGCTCCCCTATATTAACTTTAGACAGAACTCAACAGACAAACACGTGCTCAGATCAatgataaaaatagaataagTTTGCTGTAAATTAATACAGTAACTCTCTTTGATATGAACTTCAATGTTCAGTGCTATAGTGATATTGGTATGGATGTGAGAGGCTGCATGTGTTTGGGTTTCTACCATTCATGAATCTGTTTGTTCTTcactccttttctctctctgtcgtTCTCCCACTATGACTCTCTCTCAGTATTGAGGAGCCGATGTCTCTGgaggtggaagatgatagaGAGGAGAGACCAGCTCTGGTTCCCAGTTTGTTCCCCCTCTTCCCTCCAACACTCTACTTCAGCACCGCCAATGAGAAAGGTTAGGAAACACATGACTCTTGTGTAATAGAGTAAGATCAGTTAACTCACAGAGATATGACACCAGTTTTCAATTAGACATGTCACAGCACAAGTTTCTTTCAGCACTAGATTCTCAGACAGCGCAGAGATGCTGCTGGGTCTTCAGCAACTATTATTGAGTGTTGTTGTTTGTCACAAGACTGCAGGCCtagtttatttttatcatattttattaaagcaaatttaaatgtgattattatcgttgttttatttaacttatttattttactgagcAGGTTACATCTTTTACCAACATCTTTAGTGTTTCCAGTTAGTGTTTAAGTGCAATGAACACTTTTGGTATTTGCATTATATTTGCTATGATGATgctatgaaaaaatatatataatatgctATGAAGATAactttttgttgtgtgttctgCAGTGGAGCTGTTGCCTGCAGAACAAAGACGACTGTTAAAATGGAAGATGAGCCCAGTCACTCCAAATGTTGTCAAAAACATCATCGCCAGGTCACACTTCAAAGTCACCAAGAGTAagtcactctgtgtgtgtgtgtgtgtgtgtgtgtgtgtgtgtgtgtatgcctctGTGAATGGCTGCAAAGATcaattttcatttaataaacatatttcattatcagttatttGATAGTTAACCACGTGTGGTCATGATCTGAAAATCTTAACAAAATGtttacaaataattttgcaCAATAAAGCACAATACTTTTGCCTTAAATTTTATTACAGTGTGATTGAAACATGTACTTTCCTTAaaaatgaacatgtatgaaaataattgtaagCGGTTTTCCTGgacaattaaaatgtttttcgCGGTGTTGTGCATTTAGAAAGCCATGACTGGTTGGGCTGCTGGGGACACCACATGAAGTCTCCTGGCTTCAAGGCTCTTGGAGAGCACCAGAAGGTAAAAAACTGTAGATACACTAATCATCCTAGCCTCTACTCCCAGCCTTAACTTTAAGGAAggtaaaatgatcaaataatcCTTAAGATCTTCAGTCCAGAATTACACTTAACGTGGCTATGTTGGTGTTTCTTTTGTCCTAGTTGAACCACTTCCCAGGAACTTTCCAGATTGGAAGGAAGGACCGGCTGTGGAGGAACCTGTCCAAGATGCAGGTTCGCTTTGGCAAACAAGAGTTCAGCTTTTTCCCCCGAACATTCATCCTTCCTCAGGACATCAAGCTGCTCCGCAAGGCCTGGGAGGACAGTGGCTCCAGGCAGAAATGGATCATCAAACCTGTATGTTCTGTTGtgtaattcattttcaaaatgagtCATCCAGGCGATGGATCTGATTTATTTAATTAGTCAAAAGAGTACGTCCTAAGTATAATCAGGTTACTTGTTCTTGTTCATTCTCTATCTTCTTTCTTGTCTAACAGCCCGCCTCAGCCAGAGGAATAGGTATCCAGGTCATCCACAAATGGAGCCAGATGCCCCGCAAAAGACCACTACTGGTCCAGAAGTATGTAATCCAGTAGATCACTAGAAGTTTAACAGTAAGCAGCCCAGAGCAGACTGCCACTGGTCCACAAGTAGCCATATCAATCATAGTGcaggaaatacattttcaaagagATAAACAAGAAGAGAGTTTATACAGTTTTAATTATAATTCTGTTTACAATTTGGAATACATCTTCTTTTCTGAGGtctttatttccatttaattaCTTGTCAGTTGTTAACAAGCTGTGTTGTTGTTACTGTTAAGGTTAGACTTCAATTGAGGTATTAAAGTACTGATTCTAAAATGCCAGCAGGAGATCAGCTGTACAGACCATCGCACTTTTCCAGTACCTGACACCGTTTACTCTCTCACTGGGTTAAAACATCGTTATTGTGGTTGTATTTTTCAGGTATCTTCACAAGCCCTACCTCATCAGTGGTAACAAGTTTGACCTGCGGATCTACGTCTATGTGACATCCTACGACCCGCTCAGAATTTACATCTTCTCTGACGGACTGGTTCGATTCGCCAGCTGCAAGTCAGTTTTCACCACATCCATCATAGTGACAATTGACTAAATAAATGTCCAAATAGATTAGTTAAACTAGAATTGAATGTAAATGATCTCCAAGGATAAAGTTTGTAATTTCAACAGGAAAAAGTAATGGGActtatttaagaaaatattatgtaaatatttctttttttttttttttgtgacaacaagaaaaagtttcCAGAGACTTCTAAATAGTGTCTGAAAGAGGTCATATTTTATAGATTTTGCTAACACCCCTGTGTTTCTTCTCTCCAGGTATTCGTCTTCCATGAAGACACTGGGCAACAAATTCATGCACCTGACCAACTACAGCGTCAACAAGAAAAACTCTGAATACCAGACTAACAGCGACGACAAGGCTTGCCAGGGACATAAATGGTAACTGAGGAAAAAAGGGTGATAGAGTTACAGTTAAAACTGAAATACGCAACATTTATTCGCTACTGTGTCGTCTCTGTTTACCAACTCCAATAAAATGTActgtttgttcatgtgttttcagGGCTTTGAAGGCATTGTGGCAGTATCTTGGTTCTAAGGGAGTCAACACCACTCTGATATGGGAGAAGATTAAAGACATTGTGATCAAAACCATTATTGCGTAAGTTCCTGTTTCCCATTCAGTCATACAGTCACTGGATGTAGAAAGTGGTCACACAAGGTAGACCGTAGTTGATAGctctgtttttcattatttgttgagggtttttttttctcaatcagtttattttttgtatttttttttacatatatacatttacatCACAGCCTGATGAGGATAATTTTCAATATAATGTTAAAGACAAGTTTCCTCTCACTTTGTACTTTTTTACATTGTATAATCTGGATGACTGACAACTTTCATAGACACTTTAATGATTTTTCATACTCCTGTCAAagtggatatacagtatttcattaaagcaaaggttcacattttttcaagtcagtctttAAACATTACTCTCAGGCCCATATGTACAACCATTAactataaaatatttactttggcTGACAAAATGTTCTAGCTCATAAATCATTTACCTGAATGTAACCAAAATACTGTGCCAGAGATTTGGAtgaaaaatgtcatgaaattATGAATAGATATGATTCTGAAATAAGCTTTCCATCTCCTGTGCATTGTTTATCAGGTCAGAACCGTATGTTAACAGTCTGCTGAAGATGCACGTTCGGACACCCTACAGCTGTCATGAGCTGTTCGGCTTCGATATCATGCTGGACAAGAACCTCAAACCCTGGATCCTGGAGGTCAACATATCACCTaggtaatacacacacacacacacacacacacacatatatatacatacatacatacatgcatattttCAAATTACATCCTCTAACTGTTGTGTTTCTGGTCCAGCCTCCATTCCAACACAGCGCTGGATGTTTCCATTAAAGGTCAGATGATCAGAGATCTCCTGAACCTGGCTGGTTTTCATATTCCTCAAAGAGAAGATGTGGTCGTCCCCTGCAGCAGCACCTCCAGCTCCACCAGCAGGTAGGAGGAGTTTTTAAGACTTACATACAAGGACTGGGAGGACCCTTACTACATATAGAAGTCTTGTCTTGTCTTAGACATGAGATGAAATTACATGTAGCTGATTGTCATACAGGCATCGCAAGTGTTTCACTTTCCATTTgtttcactttgtgtgtgtgtgtgtagtctgtatGGGGGGAACAGGGAGAGGACCAAACCTGATCTGTCTGCTGATGAGAAGGTCAAACGGGCCTTTTACCTCACACAGCGCTATGCTGACCAggtacacaaatacacacacattaagctGTAAAATAAGTTTATTCAGTTAAAGTTCAAAAGTAAGgagtaaatgtttttgtcattttagcaGCCTAGTAGAAATCACTGGATGCtttcatttttgaatggaggagaaaatttgaaaatgaaaatttgttAACACTGACATGAGAGTGTCTTTCAGCAAATCTTAAAATCTTATGGACAACAAATCTGCATCACTGTAGAGAGTGTGCAGTGTTGTCCAAACTGCTTTATTTCAGTCACTCATTgcttattttcacataaaataGCAAGAAATTCAATTccaaaacacagttttaattccaggtgaaataaaatgtaactgCAGCTTTAACAAAGTGGACCACCTGAACCTTGTGCTTGGTGGCAAGCTGCtgccccttttacac contains:
- the ttll4 gene encoding tubulin polyglutamylase TTLL4 isoform X2, whose translation is MTVTIEEPMSLEVEDDREERPALVPSLFPLFPPTLYFSTANEKVELLPAEQRRLLKWKMSPVTPNVVKNIIARSHFKVTKKSHDWLGCWGHHMKSPGFKALGEHQKLNHFPGTFQIGRKDRLWRNLSKMQVRFGKQEFSFFPRTFILPQDIKLLRKAWEDSGSRQKWIIKPPASARGIGIQVIHKWSQMPRKRPLLVQKYLHKPYLISGNKFDLRIYVYVTSYDPLRIYIFSDGLVRFASCKYSSSMKTLGNKFMHLTNYSVNKKNSEYQTNSDDKACQGHKWALKALWQYLGSKGVNTTLIWEKIKDIVIKTIIASEPYVNSLLKMHVRTPYSCHELFGFDIMLDKNLKPWILEVNISPSLHSNTALDVSIKGQMIRDLLNLAGFHIPQREDVVVPCSSTSSSTSSLYGGNRERTKPDLSADEKVKRAFYLTQRYADQDFLSTVLDVLTPEDVHMLAESEDELSRRGQFERIFPSPASSRYLRFFECSRYLNILLDQWEQKYWNNRTKGISLLRTLCQKGVHLGTNDPAHMWSKCSYTSKCEPHRRELVSPSRPRVVVSHQHQSDRADEDDGSDRDVASVSSLPVSPSPGSSVTSSACASPQPSLTQSLLPQQFSSL